The DNA segment GCGCTACGTTTATCGAGACGACGAGTGGGCTGAATATTTCCGGGGACCCCGAGCTCACAATGTTCCTACCTTCGACACTTATCAGCGGATCTCCCCGGATCCGGAAACCTTTGAGCCGCAGAAAAACCTAGCCGATTTCTCCGGAGAACTCTTGGTCGCCTCGGCCAAGATGCCTTTACGGGAGGGAGAATCGGGACCTTGGTCGGGAACCCATTCGCGGAAAGTCGCCTTGGGGCCGGGATTCCTCTGGATCGTCGACTACTTGGATTTTGCGGTGCCGGATCAAGCCAACTTTCGTTGGCATTTTCACCCGGATCTAAAATTGGAAAAATCGCCGGAAGGCTGGGTCGCCAGCGATTCCGAAGGTCCGGTGGCCCAATGGTCTGTGGCATCCAACCTCACCCTGACCGGGAAAGAAGTTCGGGGCCAATCCAAGGGTGAGATCGAGGGCTGGTATTCACCGGAGTACAATGAGCGTTTGCCCAACTCGGTTTTGATCTTCCGCACCCCCGCCGCCACCTCCGGAGTCTTCGCATGGCTCCTGGTCGCAGAGGATGCAGATATCGATCAGGCCTTCCTTTCTGTCACCGATCAAGGTTCTCGTCTTGAGATTCTTAGCGAAGGGAAACTCCATGAGTATTCCTTGGAGGTGGACTGATTGGATTGGTGTGAAAGGTAAGGCTCTGAAGCATAGGGCCTTATGGGATTAAAGATCTCTGTTCTAAAATGATTGACATCGTAGATATAGCGTTAAGGTATTTTTTGTGATGATTCTCGTTCCGCTTTCGGTTCGTTCTTCTTGACTTTTAGGTGGAGCCGTTCGGACTGGGTTTGACGAGGGGAATGAGGTGAAGAAGCAAATGGATAAGCATCTTTTGATCGATGGCTATAACATGATTCATGGCATTCCTACTTTGAGCCGGGTACTGGAAGAGAGTCCGGATGCTGCTTGTGACAGTCTGGTCCAGATGGCCCGGACGATTCATGATGAGGATGGGCTTCGAGTGACAGTGGTTTTTGACGGACGGGAGAAACGGATCCAAGTGGAAAATCCCTGCAATCGCCCGACGTTTTCCGTCATTTACGCTCCCCGGCAGCTTTCTGCGGATGGAGTGATAGAGCAGCTTTTGGCGAAGACCAGGGTCCCGGAATCGGTGACGGTGGCTTCGCGGGATAATATGATTCGGGAGGCGGCGGCAGCCCGGGGTTCGTTCTCGATTGATGGGCGGGGGTTCGAGGATTGGGTTGGGAGGTGTGAACGTCGGACCTCTTCGCGATTGGGAGCGGGCAAGACGCCAAAATGGAAATCCTCCCTCGGCGATCAGTGGAAGATGCCAAGGGTGCCGGAGGAGTCTTCTTGACGGTATGAATTCGGGAAATCGAGTCGAGGAGCTGACGGGGCTCTATGGTCCAGTTTTTTTCGCGGAAAAGCAGGTCCAACGGATTTGGGCGACTCGCTCCTTTCGCCAGGAGGGTCTGGTGACCCGTTCGGGTAAGGTTTTGGAAGTTTTGGATCCGGGACGTTGGAACTTTCAGGAAGGTCCCGATTTTCGGGACGCGATTCTCGTCCTGGATGGGCGTCGTTGTCATGGAGATGTAGAGATCCACCTTCATGAGCGGGATTGGCTCCGGCACAAACACGGGATAGATCCGAATTTTGATGAGGTGGTTCTCCATGTGGTGCTCTTTCCCGATCGGCGTGACGATCTCGACCAAGGCGAGGCGGGATCAACCTTCGAGACGCTGGAATGGCTCAAGTATCTGGATCGTGATTTGGAGACCTATTTTGACGATCAGGGAGTCGATCAGTTGTTGGATGAAGGGTTGCCTGATTCGCTGACCTTTCTCCTCGATCTTCCGCCGGAAGCCCGGGAGAGCGTCTTGGTCCGAGCCGCCCGCGAGAGGTGGGATCGTAAAGTGGGCGTGATGCAAAAACGGGTGGAAGTGGCCGGACGGGTGGCGACTTTTCATCAGATATTTTTGGAAACCCTCGGGCTGAAGCGGAATCGTGCGACCATGAGCCGCTTGGCGATTGCTTATCCATTCGAGCAGTGGCAGCAAGCCCCGATGGAGACGGCGGCGGAGGCTTTTGCATCCTTCCAGGACGATTGGCATTTGGCGGGATGCCGGCCTGCGAACCACCCGCGTCGTCGTTTGGAGAGTTATGGGCAATGGATTGCCGGTGGTCAGTTGAACGGCCCGGAACGTTTGATTGAGCGACCTTGGCGTCGTTCGGCGGAGGGAGGAAGTCTCGAGATGACGAGCCTCCGGGTGGCCCGCCGGAGAAAGGAGTGGGAGCTTTCGAAGCAGGAAGAGGAGTGGCGAGCGATTTTTGCTCCCGGCGTGGTCGGGAGCCGTTTCCACACTTGGATCGGAGATGGTTTATTGCCGTTTTTGGCGGCGGAGCTTCCGGATTACAATGGGTTTCCCGGCTGGTTCGTCTGGCCGGTAGGGGATGTGCCGGATCGAATGAAGCGAACGCTGAAGGTGTTGGAGGTGACGGGGCCTGGGCGTCCGTTGTGCAACGGATGGACGCAAGGGATCATTCGCCTTCTCGAACCGGATTACGATCCGTCGTCGGCACTCGGCGGTGCGTAGGGCTGGATGTTGCCCGCGAAGATCTCCTGATAGATTTTGTTCGTCGGTTTGGGTAACCGAGAGAGGGTGTAGTTCGCGTTTTTGACAGCTCCTGGGCCATAGCGGTAGGAAGCTGCGAGGAGGGGGTAGTTGAAATGGCGGGCGTCGACCAATGCTTCGCGGCAATGCGCTAAGTAGAGCATGGCCGTATTGAGATTGGTCCGCCAGTTCCAGGCTCGTTTGTACGAGATATCGGTGACCGTCGTCCAGGCATCCTCGCTCATTTGAGTGATTCCGCGGGCGACTCCACTGTCGGCGTAGGCATTGAAGGAACTCTCGGCGAAGGCGATGGAATAGACGAATCCGGGGTCGAGTTGATGTTCCGGGGCTCGCTTGAGGATGTAGGCCCAAACGTCTTCGGCGGGAATGATCTTCTTCTCCGGACGGGAGCAGCTGCTCAGAACGAGGGCCGTCCCGATCAAAAGAACGGGAAGGAAATTTCGGGCGGATCGATTGAGCATGGTAAAGTGGCAGCAGGGGTGAGGAGCGCACCTGCGCGGTGCAAAGTCCCGGGGTGGTTCTTTGCGCCGCGCAGTTTAAGTAGAGGCTTCGCCGATTTCGAGGATGCCGGGGAGGTTGAAAGAGGGAAGGCTGTCAGGCTGAAAGGCGTCGGGGAGGAAGATCATCCCGCCCGAATCCTGAGGTGAAAGCGTGCCGTCGATAGTGATGTTTGTCTTTTCGACGAAGACTCGAGCGCGAGCTCCAGCGCGCCACGAATCGGCATCCATCTCAAAGAGGCGGTTCCGATTGATCGATACCTGGATGATGATCGGACCATCACCCCGCCGGCGCGCTTCGATACGGAAGAGTGTGGTCTCGTCGGGAAGGAGGCCTTCAAGGAGAGCCCTATTCTCGCGGGTAAGAACGTTGGGGAAGACAGTTGCCCCGGAAAAAGCGAGCTCGGTTAGAGTCTGACCGGCGAAATCCTGCTCTCGCTCGGAGGCAGTGATGAGGCGGATTCCTTGGTAGAACTGCCAGTTCTTATCGAGAACGAAGCTTCCCTCGAATTCGATCTGACCAAAAGGTTGCAGCAGGGACCGAAAGGGTTGCTCGTCGAAAAAGGAGAAAAAGTAGGGGTTGGATCGGCGATCGTAGGAGCCCTCAAAGGAACCGCCGTTTTCGAGGGAATCCCAACCGAGACGGAGGAATCCTTGCACCGTAAGGCCTCCCCCGGTCACGCGGGCGGTGGAGTCAATGGCTCCGGATCGATTGCGGACAGCGGTCAGATCGGTCTCAAGGGCCGAGGGGAAGATCGAAAGATTCAGTGAGGCGCCGGAGAGGTCGGCTTTCTCGATTGGGAGCCGGGCCGGATCCAGAAGATCTTTCCAACGGGAAAAATCGATATGCTGAAAACGTTCGGGGGCTTCGCTGAAATCGATCCGAGCCTTTTTGAGGCGGACGAGGTTGATGGATCCCTCGAGGATGAGATCCAGCCAGCGGTTTTCCGCCGTGATCGAGTCGGCGAGAATCGTGAGAGATTGGTTCGTCCAGCGGATCGGGCGGACGCTGAGTGAATCACCATCGAGATTCCACGTCGCCTCAGGGGGCGCTCCCTGCGAGATGATTCGCCAAGGAAGAGAACCGCGCCAGAGAGCAAAACCGATCAGGCCGAGTACCAGGGCGGTGAGGATGACCAGGAGGAGACCCTTCGACTTTTTCGATTTTTGACCGGCAGCCATGAATCTTGTTGAGCGTGGGGATTCTGGACGAGAGGTCGATCAAGAAGCGATCCGCGGTCGGTTCATGGCTCAAGCCTCGACGGCTTCCGCGGCAATGGGCAGGTTGCGAAGTTCGGCGAGGATCTCCGGAACGGGCCGGGCGAGCAGCTCGCAGGAGGCCGGCCCGATCGCGGGCGTTTCCGGCAGCGTGGCCATCGACTCCCGAAGGACCGGATTGCGGTTGGCCGAGACTTCGTCGAATCGTTTGACCGGGGTGAAGTGCGGGCCGTCTCGGACGATCTCGGGATGAGAGATCACCAGCTCGCCGATCGCTTTGGCCGTCTCGGCGAGACGGTCCAATTCGGCCTGAGTGTAGCTCTCGGTCGGCTCAAACATGAGGCCGAGTGCTTCCGGGAAGGCAACCGTGGGAGCGTGGTAGCCAAAATCGAGAAACATTTTCCCAAACGAGGGGATCGCCTGCGGGCGGGAAACGCCGACCTTTTCGAGG comes from the Puniceicoccus vermicola genome and includes:
- a CDS encoding DUF2851 family protein; the protein is MNSGNRVEELTGLYGPVFFAEKQVQRIWATRSFRQEGLVTRSGKVLEVLDPGRWNFQEGPDFRDAILVLDGRRCHGDVEIHLHERDWLRHKHGIDPNFDEVVLHVVLFPDRRDDLDQGEAGSTFETLEWLKYLDRDLETYFDDQGVDQLLDEGLPDSLTFLLDLPPEARESVLVRAARERWDRKVGVMQKRVEVAGRVATFHQIFLETLGLKRNRATMSRLAIAYPFEQWQQAPMETAAEAFASFQDDWHLAGCRPANHPRRRLESYGQWIAGGQLNGPERLIERPWRRSAEGGSLEMTSLRVARRRKEWELSKQEEEWRAIFAPGVVGSRFHTWIGDGLLPFLAAELPDYNGFPGWFVWPVGDVPDRMKRTLKVLEVTGPGRPLCNGWTQGIIRLLEPDYDPSSALGGA
- a CDS encoding lytic transglycosylase domain-containing protein, giving the protein MLNRSARNFLPVLLIGTALVLSSCSRPEKKIIPAEDVWAYILKRAPEHQLDPGFVYSIAFAESSFNAYADSGVARGITQMSEDAWTTVTDISYKRAWNWRTNLNTAMLYLAHCREALVDARHFNYPLLAASYRYGPGAVKNANYTLSRLPKPTNKIYQEIFAGNIQPYAPPSADDGS
- a CDS encoding NYN domain-containing protein; the protein is MDKHLLIDGYNMIHGIPTLSRVLEESPDAACDSLVQMARTIHDEDGLRVTVVFDGREKRIQVENPCNRPTFSVIYAPRQLSADGVIEQLLAKTRVPESVTVASRDNMIREAAAARGSFSIDGRGFEDWVGRCERRTSSRLGAGKTPKWKSSLGDQWKMPRVPEESS